A region of Nakaseomyces glabratus chromosome E, complete sequence DNA encodes the following proteins:
- the SEC5 gene encoding exocyst subunit SEC5 (CAGL0E00957g~Ortholog(s) have role in Golgi to plasma membrane transport, endoplasmic reticulum inheritance, establishment or maintenance of cell polarity, exocyst assembly) — translation MAFQVDEHKLLEMYNLNELNPADSVDNDWQRVSTIQYDLGAWQDSGKMLEERPYALLSDLIAQQKGASQGSRGLQGGIDASTVNDPLDGQLVLEKMRQLRMNPEQAPQYLVNSKNFDAIQFLRGMHNRDSFDELSQYLDRLDRELQTQAGDLQHLVQTNFTKYVKIKSRLDQIYSNFSEGGEQENQNIMKVEKLKEELDETIRFTTQKLNPVINYEKKINNFKLTKRFIEENKFFINLPKQLKSHLIQNNYNKLITDYLKGKEQYDKLVQYFENKVVAEFHDNEEESNINKTPKVIEVIWSACQSIVEIYKSQLWRLITTPSVIGNANKIAGKQSSEIDISIETPEMFLPNISRLLDLNIDENPIIKWIESRIDYLETKLRDTAQNMILKITNAQQNIIRNQVSHAAETERDTDAVELEHYTNIDKLFSHGAFMKKGESGDSNNNSNTMISSAPTFGDGTIISQGLTDSIIVIEMWLLILKYAQQLNELSARFIQLWEHTEKFLDGSYQTILINEKRKENILLVGDFNACEKYQKQIHLSDDEVKGIRLKGESFVKMIADRIFILFQSSQSSLSQFTSEDVSMDDMTWEKEIGLPSNYGFIPPNANGLSCLRYLPLIIEPILRFSSDLAQLKITPKSIEIPKKLASIIIGRSVSAISSTKLRDIANFHKLENWEKYEFVNARKDDLNDSNYEYAITQFPTIIKSFQELSIKTIRDIVFSFEKLPTIGGVSIIEYPSKKVLTGIEIQQIISMEAVLESILKNAAKDKDNPRNPHTILTLTNLQCIRESTFPDILQFFDDCFEWNLKTKNLELFNLLAKMEQSIFGNYLSDLKISLRDTLESKFNEIDWATYTSTSFRAGDYIIESLMVLVSVHSECSRDGPQLIDRILRESHIFIARYLFESFKPFIGNISADGLLQVTVDIQFFQRVLGRLLDKDTESTLGATLQNCFQNNAERLKMCIKETEPIVNANLKRTSIQFSAFK, via the coding sequence GCCGTGGGTTGCAAGGCGGCATAGATGCGTCTACGGTGAACGATCCCCTGGATGGCCAACTGGTGCTGGAGAAGATGCGGCAGTTGAGGATGAACCCCGAGCAAGCACCGCAGTATCTGGTCAATAGCAAAAACTTCGACGCGATCCAGTTTCTGCGTGGGATGCATAACAGGGACTCCTTCGACGAGTTGAGCCAGTACTTGGACAGGTTGGACAGAGAGCTACAAACGCAAGCGGGCGACTTGCAGCACTTGGTGCAGACCAATTTTACAAAGTACGTCAAGATCAAGAGCCGCCTGGATCAAATATACTCTAACTTTTCGGAAGGTGGTGAAcaagaaaatcaaaatataatgaaagtAGAGAAACTGAAAGAAGAACTGGACGAGACGATAAGATTCACCACACAGAAGTTGAACCCTGTTATCAATTatgagaagaagattaACAACTTCAAACTAACCAAGAGATTTATTGAGGAGAACAAATTCTTCATAAATCTGCCAAAACAATTAAAATCACACCTAATACAaaacaattacaacaaaTTGATAACAGACTACTTGAAAGGTAAGGAGCAATACGATAAGCTAGTGCAATACTTCGAAAACAAGGTCGTTGCTGAGTTTCATGATAACGAGGAGGAGAGCAACATCAACAAAACTCCAAAGGTAATAGAGGTTATATGGTCCGCTTGCCAATCGATAGttgaaatatataagagTCAATTGTGGAGACTAATTACCACACCATCTGTTATTGGTAATGCCAACAAGATAGCTGGTAAACAAAGCAGTGAGATTGACATTAGTATTGAAACACCCGAGATGTTTCTGCCCAATATATCTAGATTGCTAGACctaaatattgatgaaaaccCCATTATCAAGTGGATAGAATCCAGAATCGATTATCTCGAGACAAAACTTAGAGACACCGCTCAGAATATGATTCTTAAAATCACCAATGCACAGCAAAACATAATTAGAAACCAGGTTTCGCACGCTGCTGAAACCGAAAGAGATACCGATGCTGTGGAGTTGGAGCACTATACAAATATAGATAAACTATTCAGCCATGGTGCATTTATGAAAAAGGGAGAATCTGGTGACTCAAATAACAATTCTAATACCATGATAAGTTCTGCACCCACCTTTGGTGATGGAACAATCATCTCCCAAGGTCTAACTGACTCCATTATTGTGATAGAGATGTGGTTACTTATCCTCAAATATGCACAACAGCTGAATGAATTATCTGCTAGGTTTATCCAATTATGGGAACATACTGAAAAGTTTTTAGATGGTTCATATCAAACTATCTTGATAAATGAAAAGAGAAAGGAGAATATTTTACTGGTAGGTGACTTCAATGCTTGTgagaaatatcaaaaacaaattcatttgtctgatgatgaagtcAAAGGAATAAGACTAAAAGGTGAGAGCTTTGTTAAAATGATTGCGGACAGAATCTTTATACTATTCCAATCATCCCAAAGCAGCCTTTCCCAATTCACATCTGAGGATGTTTCAATGGATGATATGACAtgggaaaaagaaattggcCTTCCTTCCAACTACGGATTTATCCCCCCTAACGCAAATGGCCTGAGTTGCTTAAGATACCTTCCTCTGATCATTGAACCGATTTTGAGGTTTAGTAGTGATTTGGCTCAGCTTAAAATAACaccaaaatcaattgaaatacCTAAGAAACTTGCTTCGATAATTATTGGTCGTTCGGTTAGtgcaatttcttcaacGAAGTTAAGAGATATTGCAAATTTCCATAAATTAGAAAACTGGGAAAAATATGAGTTTGTAAACGCTAGAAAAGATGATCTGAATGACTCCAATTATGAGTATGCTATTACTCAGTTTCCTACTATCATCAAGTCTTTCCAGGAATTATCAATCAAAACTATCAGAgatattgttttttcaTTCGAGAAGTTGCCAACTATTGGTGGTGTATCAATAATCGAATATCCTTCCAAGAAGGTGCTAACAGGCATTgaaattcaacaaattatATCTATGGAAGCCGTTTTGGAATCAATATTGAAGAATGCAGCAAAAGATAAGGACAATCCAAGGAATCCACACACAATTCTCACATTGACTAATTTGCAATGTATTAGAGAGAGCACTTTTCCCGATATTCTACAGTTCTTTGATGACTGTTTTGAATGGAATCTAAAGACAAAGAATTTGGAGTTATTCAATTTACTTGCAAAGATGGAACAATCTATTTTCGGTAACTATTTATCTGACCTGAAGATTAGCCTACGTGACACCCTTGAATCGAAGTTTAATGAGATCGATTGGGCTACTTACACTTCTACTTCGTTTAGAGCTGGTGATTACATCATTGAATCTTTGATGGTACTAGTGTCTGTCCACAGTGAGTGTTCCCGGGATGGTCCTCAGTTAATTGATAGAATACTACGAGAGAGTCACATCTTCATCGCTAGATATCTCTTCGAGTCTTTCAAGCCATTTATTGGTAATATATCAGCAGATGGCCTGCTACAAGTTACCGTGGATATCCAATTCTTCCAAAGAGTCCTAGGAAGGCTGCTTGATAAGGATACTGAATCTACATTGGGCGCAACATTGCAGAACTGTTTCCAAAACAATGCCGAGAGATTGAAGATGTGCATAAAAGAAACGGAACCAATCGTCAATGCTAATTTGAAGAGAACAAGTATTCAATTTTCAGCATTCAAATAA
- the TRM82 gene encoding Trm82p (CAGL0E00979g~Ortholog(s) have tRNA (guanine-N7-)-methyltransferase activity, role in tRNA methylation and cytosol, nucleus, tRNA methyltransferase complex localization) translates to MFVHPLNVAISDSQNKYQYVVCKHTISVFAGEKLVGYWVDTDQRDSHNSYKKLKSNAGDAKPKGSQGIGAPAVYSYIRNLRLTSDEGKLIACVDSDKSVVIFKIDTSAEDPEKFLQVMKRQQFPKRPNALALADEDTTIIVADKFGDVYKLKIDEEPIRKIDDQSEPILGHVSMLTDVAVAKDANNKSYIITTDRDEHIKISHYPQTFIVDKWLFGHKEFVSSVDLPKWQTKFLFSAGGDKEIFAWNWQSGELLSQYSFEDAVKPFINDQHLAPARFQNEENNVIEYAVASIKSCGQQPYVAFFVEATPVLFILHCNTETGELSLAQQVEFKHNVVSISSNGKSEYLVTFDNRDENAEQLIAFLTYSGDSNKPFSVDENLNKLNSSWISTFKQKDELLADADSVYPLYNIASLKKHGEHFS, encoded by the coding sequence ATGTTTGTGCATCCATTGAACGTTGCGATCAGTGATTCGCAGAACAAGTACCAGTATGTGGTTTGCAAGCACACTATCAGCGTGTTTGCTGGTGAGAAGCTGGTGGGCTACTGGGTAGACACGGATCAGCGGGACTCGCACAATTCCtacaagaagttgaagagcAATGCCGGTGATGCGAAGCCGAAGGGCAGCCAAGGTATTGGTGCTCCAGCGGTGTACTCGTACATCAGGAACTTAAGGCTGACCTCTGATGAAGGGAAGCTTATTGCATGCGTGGACTCTGATAAGTCGGTTGTGATATTTAAGATCGATACCTCAGCTGAAGATCCGGAGAAGTTCCTGCAAGTGATGAAGAGACAGCAGTTTCCAAAGAGACCCAATGCGCTGGCATTGGCCGATGAAGACACTACTATCATAGTCGCAGACAAGTTTGGTGACGTTTATAAGCTAAAAATCGACGAGGAGCCAATACGAAAGATCGATGACCAGAGCGAGCCTATCCTGGGTCACGTCTCAATGCTGACGGATGTGGCAGTTGCAAAGGATGCTAACAACAAGAGCTATATTATCACTACTGACAGAGACGAGCATATCAAGATTTCGCATTATCCACAGACTTTTATTGTCGACAAATGGCTGTTCGGCCACAAGGAGTTCGTCTCGTCGGTGGACCTTCCAAAATGGCAAACGAAGTTCTTATTTAGTGCTGGTGGTGACAAGGAGATATTTGCATGGAACTGGCAATCAGGTGAGTTGCTGTCACAGTACTCCTTTGAGGACGCGGTGAAGCCTTTCATCAATGATCAGCATTTGGCTCCAGCAAGATTTCAGAATGAAGAGAACAATGTCATCGAGTATGCCGTTGCTTCCATCAAGTCATGCGGTCAACAGCCATATGTTGCCTTCTTTGTAGAAGCCACACCTGTGCTGTTTATCTTACACTGTAATACCGAAACTGGTGAGTTGTCCCTAGCACAACAAGTGGAATTCAAGCATAACGTTGTATCTATTTCGAGCAATGGTAAGAGTGAATACCTTGTTACTTTTGATAACAGGGATGAAAATGCAGAACAATTAATTGCGTTCCTAACGTATTCTGGTGACTCCAATAAACCATTTTCTGTGGACGAGAACTTGAATAAACTAAACTCGTCATGGATAAGCACATTCAAGCAAAAGGATGAACTACTTGCAGACGCAGACTCGGTTTATCCTTTATATAACATCGCATCCTTGAAGAAGCATGGTGAACATTTCTCATGA
- the SEC1 gene encoding Sec1p (CAGL0E01001g~Ortholog(s) have SNARE binding activity and role in positive regulation of vesicle fusion, vesicle docking involved in exocytosis) has protein sequence MSNLIRLQREYVLSTIDSIETDHGLKFLVIDAEVKRFFDMLNLTERELLSHVTSVDFIDSKSRKGQPGVSAVYMLKATQFNINCMDVDFQNRPPKYKNAHVLFLVGIGGTLSEFYRSKRFVTQFTRSVKMLNMNFMVKESQYFQAYDIDKPLQLLFNPNCRDLIDDVVERTVRALLTMCVMTGEYPIVRYYNTGLCRRIATDFQESLDDHARNNEDFFTDNSRPRSVMVIADRTVDMFAPFLHEFTYQAMAYDLSDNITASDDIYTYEVENEAGEKQVKKTPLLDIYDEDWAQTKHQHITDVLKYVDGKINELIAQNPKLVDRSKAKNAADLGLILAHLSGFDEERRRYAAHKELVTELLQINSQRKLAEWAHIEQNIAGFGLDAQGHKCKHLTDELIEVLARKEPDTLDKIRCIILYAIFRGGLIELDFIKLLTFIGVNEEHEFFHSFMILFKNIGMLGINIIKEDPKTKPFKKVWFSDTIIDDPNVFDTSRYIPAVGNILSKIITNPLLLDEESFPYVKDKPIELLDEEELGEGPHLATQNSTSLRKTRHRANWTKRNEPVDRSPRQRFFFYMAGGITYNEIKSAYDQSLLKNKDVFIGSDGIFTPRSFMRSIEKLDAPREELHLNDDKKVNDRPPEFLFQDIAPTIERPTHVQRVPIHPDQSKQQLTPEKPQEPSSPKKKKRSKFNLFKKKDK, from the coding sequence ATGTCTAATTTGATCAGGTTGCAGCGGGAGTATGTGTTGAGCACGATAGACTCTATAGAGACTGATCATGGGCTGAAGTTTCTTGTTATTGATGCGGAGGTGAAGCGGTTCTTTGATATGCTGAACCTGACTGAGCGGGAGCTGTTGAGCCATGTGACTTCTGTGGATTTCATTGATTCCAAGTCGCGGAAGGGGCAGCCTGGAGTGTCCGCTGTGTACATGTTGAAAGCGACGCAGTTCAACATCAATTGCATGGATGTGGACTTCCAGAACAGGCCCCCCAAGTATAAGAACGCCCATGTGCTCTTTCTCGTTGGTATTGGCGGGACTTTGTCCGAGTTTTACAGGAGCAAGCGATTTGTCACCCAGTTCACCAGGTCTGTGAAGATGCTTAATATGAACTTCATGGTTAAGGAATCGCAGTACTTTCAGGCGTATGATATAGACAAGCCCTTGCAGCTATTGTTTAACCCCAATTGTAGGGACCTGATTGACGATGTGGTCGAGAGAACGGTACGAGCATTACTGACCATGTGTGTCATGACGGGAGAGTACCCAATTGTCAGATATTACAACACTGGTCTCTGCAGAAGGATCGCCACCGATTTCCAGGAGTCTCTAGATGATCACGCCAGAAACAACGAGGATTTCTTTACAGATAACTCGAGACCAAGGTCAGTTATGGTAATCGCAGACAGAACAGTGGACATGTTTGCACCATTCTTACACGAGTTTACATACCAGGCAATGGCTTATGACCTTTCGGATAACATCACTGCCTCTGACGACATATACACGTACGAAGTTGAAAATGAAGCCGGGGAGAAACAGGTAAAGAAGACACCGCTGCTTGACATATATGATGAAGACTGGGCGCAGACAAAGCATCAACATATCACCGATGTGCTTAAATATGTAGACGgtaaaattaatgaactGATTGCCCAGAACCCCAAACTGGTAGACAGGTCGAAGGCCAAGAATGCTGCTGATTTGGGTCTGATCCTTGCACACCTAAGTGGGTTTGACGAagagagaagaagatatgcAGCGCACAAGGAGCTGGTCACCGAATTGTTGCAGATCAATTCCCAGCGGAAACTTGCCGAATGGGCGCATATTGAGCAAAACATCGCCGGTTTCGGTCTAGATGCTCAAGGGCATAAGTGCAAACATTTAACAGATGAACTTATAGAGGTATTAGCTAGGAAAGAACCCGACACTTTGGACAAGATCCgttgtattatattatatgcTATATTCAGGGGTGGTTTGATAGAGCTTGATTTTATCAAGTTGTTAACGTTTATCGGTGTAAACGAGGAGCATGAATTCTTCCATAGCTTTATGATCCTTTTCAAGAACATTGGCATGCTGGGCATTAACATCATCAAAGAAGATCCTAAGACCAAACCATTCAAGAAAGTTTGGTTTAGCGACACAATTATAGACGACCCTAATGTGTTTGACACTTCTAGGTATATTCCCGCTGTCGGTAACATCTTATCTAAGATCATCACAAATCCGTTACTGCTAGATGAAGAGTCCTTCCCATATGTGAAGGACAAGCCTATCGAACTTCTTGATGAGGAAGAGTTAGGAGAAGGTCCACATTTGGCCACACAGAATTCTACTTCGCTGAGAAAAACGCGGCACAGAGCTAACTGGACCAAGAGAAATGAGCCTGTCGACAGGTCTCCACGCCAACGTTTCTTCTTTTACATGGCTGGTGGTATTACctataatgaaataaaatcTGCATATGATCAGTCCTTACTGAAGAATAAGGATGTCTTCATTGGTAGTGACGGTATTTTCACGCCCAGATCATTTATGAGAAGTATAGAGAAGTTGGATGCCCCAAGGGAAGAGCTTCACCTTAACGACGACAAGAAGGTAAATGACAGGCCACCGGAGTTCTTATTCCAGGACATTGCCCCTACTATTGAGAGGCCAACGCATGTGCAGAGAGTTCCGATCCATCCCGACCAGTCCAAACAGCAACTGACACCTGAAAAACCCCAGGAGCCGTCCAGTCctaagaagaagaaacgCAGTAAATTCAAccttttcaagaaaaaggaTAAATAG
- the CWC15 gene encoding U2-type spliceosomal complex subunit CWC15 (CAGL0E01023g~Ortholog(s) have RNA binding activity, role in mRNA cis splicing, via spliceosome and Prp19 complex, U2-type spliceosomal complex, post-mRNA release spliceosomal complex localization), with product MTTAHRPQLEARNGAKGALVPTGTEHARLLPGHTELKARKPKNKTTSQIQTSSDAGSVDDSTSAGTNIGTGSATLGPSQVQKMIQPLEVEDKKDIKLVKKEDDSVSWGKTAFSRRKKVVKPEKFTNDTVRSQKHKEFLNRFVK from the coding sequence ATGACAACTGCGCATAGGCCACAGCTGGAGGCTCGTAACGGTGCGAAAGGTGCGCTGGTTCCTACGGGCACAGAGCATGCTCGTTTGCTTCCGGGACACACGGAGTTGAAGGCCAGGAAGCCCAAGAATAAGACTACCTCTCAGATACAGACTAGTTCAGATGCAGGTTCTGTTGATGATAGTACTAGTGCTGGTACAAATATTGGTACTGGAAGTGCGACTCTCGGACCGAGTCAGGTACAGAAGATGATACAACCGCTTGAGGTCGAGGATAAGAAGGATATCAAACTggtgaagaaagaagacgATAGTGTGTCCTGGGGGAAGACCGCATTTAGCCGAAGGAAGAAAGTGGTGAAGCCTGAGAAGTTTACTAACGATACCGTGAGGTCACAGAAGCACAAGGAGTTCTTGAACAGGTTCGTCAAGTAG
- the NBP2 gene encoding adaptor protein NBP2 (CAGL0E01045g~Ortholog(s) have protein binding, bridging, protein kinase activator activity), translating into MVENTDSTHGDAVNPGPEGEAVEVVDDLHSYISIKDYAYDESNALHYGYLEEEVPGEAVQEHDNYAGSDAEDGEDIDGNHTDKRASVVMPQDYVVNQKAVALYDFEPENDNELGLKEGDVIFISYRHCQGWLVAQNDTQTKTGLVPEEFVSYLDSEESDSVRPFYLTEMLTHGLQAEPEQDAKAGKKDDDEDEWEDIDQLESDMDSKLNISVS; encoded by the coding sequence ATGGTGGAGAATACAGATTCAACGCATGGTGACGCTGTGAATCCAGGTCCCGAAGGGGAGGCAGTGGAGGTGGTGGATGATCTGCACAGCTATATATCGATCAAGGACTATGCGTATGATGAATCCAATGCGCTGCATTATGGGTATCTGGAGGAAGAAGTGCCGGGGGAAGCTGTACAAGAACATGACAACTATGCGGGGAGCGATGCCGAGGATGGAGAAGACATAGATGGAAATCATACAGACAAGAGAGCTAGTGTGGTGATGCCTCAGGACTACGTTGTTAATCAGAAAGCAGTTGCATTGTATGATTTTGAGCCCGAGAATGACAACGAGCTGGGACTAAAAGAAGGCGAtgtaatatttataagCTATAGACACTGCCAAGGGTGGTTAGTGGCGCAGAACGATACACAGACAAAAACGGGACTTGTACCGGAAGAGTTCGTTTCATATCTAGACTCTGAGGAAAGTGACTCTGTGCGACCTTTCTATTTGACAGAGATGCTAACTCATGGCTTACAGGCAGAACCGGAACAGGATGCCAAAGCTGGTAAAAAAGATGACGATGAGGACGAATGGGAGGATATAGATCAGCTTGAATCTGATATGGATAGCAAGCTTAACATATCTGTAAGTTAA
- the ACL4 gene encoding Acl4p (CAGL0E01067g~Ortholog(s) have role in ubiquitin-dependent ERAD pathway and cytoplasm, nucleolus localization): MEAVIVQAKEALGENDCKKALKLLKLYKSQVDNGSCSDPELYKVFADAYLEDGQLDKAYPCLVKSCELDPQGTKTGTDQFFTLGQVVGGPDGIQLISQGIENVSNEGGDNLNGEQVNKIVGGLLSMIEIWMTDLCMEPEAESQCEELINKALEITERGSPDVLATLGSIRISQQKFNEACEAFSLAWELFEKKKDEISNNLDSESSGANELVELLQPLLSLAKMCIEVGLYEIALKVIGAVRDIDEDNIEGYYLEGFTTYMIAKVGTFQQQNPTVEMKPETIYEFNQHIQEIALNLEDEVVNGLIQDARISLSFAVKIGEASDPNDEVVSEIVAGANSVLQEIGGEVDAKILMKIKKGEPLEDIEANLDDEFESDNDI, translated from the coding sequence ATGGAAGCTGTAATTGTTCAGGCCAAAGAGGCGCTTGGGGAGAATGATTGCAAGAAGGCGTTGAAACTGTTAAAGTTGTACAAGTCACAGGTTGACAATGGTAGTTGCTCGGATCCTGAGCTATACAAAGTGTTTGCCGATGCATATTTAGAGGATGGTCAGCTAGACAAGGCGTATCCGTGCCTGGTGAAGTCTTGTGAGCTCGATCCTCAAGGGACCAAGACCGGCACTGACCAATTCTTCACACTGGGGCAAGTTGTTGGTGGTCCTGACGGTATACAACTTATCAGCCAGGGTATTGAGAATGTCTCCAACGAAGGAGGCGATAACTTGAACGGTGAGCAAGTGAACAAGATAGTTGGTGGTCTGCTTTCAATGATTGAAATTTGGATGACAGATCTTTGTATGGAACCTGAAGCTGAGTCTCAATGTGAGGAACTTATCAATAAAGCTCTTGAAATAACTGAAAGAGGTAGTCCAGATGTGTTGGCTACATTGGGTTCTATTAGAATCTCTCAGCAAAAGTTTAATGAAGCGTGTGAAGCTTTCAGTCTAGCCTGGGAACTGtttgagaagaagaaagacgAAATTAGTAACAACTTGGACTCTGAAAGCTCGGGGGCTAATGAACTTGTAGAACTTTTGCAACCATTACTTTCACTAGCAAAAATGTGCATTGAGGTAGGGTTATATGAAATCGCTCTAAAAGTTATCGGTGCTGTCAGAGATATTGATGAGGACAACATAGAAGGATACTATTTAGAAGGTTTCACAACTTACATGATAGCTAAAGTTGGTACATTCCAGCAGCAGAATCCAACTGTTGAGATGAAACCTGAAACAATTTATGAGTTTAACCAGCACATTCAAGAGATAGCATTAAACCTCGAAGATGAGGTAGTCAATGGTCTAATACAAGATGCTCGTATATCTCTATCTTTTGCAGTAAAAATTGGTGAAGCTAGCGATCCAAATGATGAAGTTGTTAGTGAGATTGTTGCTGGTGCAAATAGCGTATTGCAGGAAATAGGCGGAGAAGTCGATGCTAAAATACTGATGAAGATCAAGAAAGGTGAACCTCTGGAGGACATCGAAGCTAACcttgatgatgaatttgaaagtGACAACGATATATGA